Genomic window (Shewanella psychropiezotolerans):
TGGCTTGGGCACGGGCAAAACGAGTCAATGAGTCGAAATAAAGGACTACTTTTTTCCCTTGATCCATAAAATGCCTGGCAATTGATACCGCCACCAGACCTGACCTCACCTTCTCGAGCGGGTTCGCCTCGGAAGTGGAAACAATAGTGATAGATTTTTGAATAACTTCAGGACCTATTTCCCCCTCAAGAAACTCAACCACTTCTCGAGCGCGCTCTCCAATCATGGCAAAAATCACTACATCCGCATCCATGTTATTAGCCATAATAGACACGGTAGTGGTTTTCCCTGCTCCCGCAGGAGCAAACAACCCTAGGCGTTGACCTACACCAATAGTGAATAATCCGTCAATTATTTTGAGTTTAGTAGGAAATACAGTGTCAATTGGTGCACGAATATTTAGAGGAATCGGCTTCTCAATGATGGGCAAATCAAGGTAATCACCATCCAAACTAAGGTAGTCATCACCATATAGTGACTCTCCATAGCAATTGATCACTTTTCCTACGATGGCAGTCTCATTCAGTGGAAAGCAGAATCGTTTGGATGTAATTTCGACTTTACTGCCTCGCTGAATGGCACCTGGTTGTAAGAGCTTTATTTCCACTCTTAAACCAGTTATTTTCATCACCTCACCACGAATACGCTCATTAGTGACAGAACTAATAAAACATTCCTGTCCCACAAAGGTATTCACGTTGACATGACAAATTACCGTATCTTGATAAGATTCTTTAACCTTAAAAAAATTCTTGAGCATGCCTAAATAACCTTAAAAGACACAGAGATATAGCGCTTGTATTTACGCTTAATTTCTTTCTTACTCTTAAACAATTCTCCTAACCATGGAATACTCGATAGAATAGGCACACCACTTTCTGTAATCTCAGTCACTGTATTATCAAATCCACCGAGAATAACTGTCTGGTTAGGATCAATATAAACTTCTGATGCCAAAGATTGTGAGTTAACCTTCGGGGCCTGAGTCGTACCGGCGTCATCGGTATCGTCACCATCAAGAGACTCTTCTATATAGCTAAATTTTGCTTGTACTTTACCCGATGGTAGAAGACGTCCCGTCACATATAAGCCATTTTCAGCTTCAATAGTCTGAGTTGAAACCTGTTTATCAGAAATAAGTACAATCGTCGCGGTTTCTTTTTTCCCAAAGTGGCCTTGCTGATTTTCTAACACCAGTAAGTTGGTCTCATACACGCCCCTCGCCATATTATTGGTATACAAGGCTTGGAAGTTTTTGACAAAATCTACCGTATCAGTAAATGGAGGAACAACGATATCGTAAATTCCACGACTGCCGTTAAGCCAGGAACTATTAACACCTAATGCTTCAGTACGCTCTACAGAAACATCATAAACATGAAGAGAAAAAAGTAATTGTTTACGTTTAATATCGATCAAAGTGGCGATATGTTTTGCTAACTTAACCTCTTCTGGAGTACCGCGTATAAGCAGCGCATTACTCCCTGGCAACGATTGAACTTTGGAGGTTAACTCATCCTCCTCAAGCTGCTGCTTATCACTTTGACTGAGCTTAAGCTTATAGGCACGCTTCACCATTTCACCGTCGCTAATATTTTCAAACTGACCAATTCTTTCTATTGCAGACGATATTAAAGATTGAGCCCCCGGAAAGGTCACATTGCCATCATAGGTGCTAATGTCACGATCGATAACAGATAAATAATGAAACTCGATTCTCGCCAACTCCAAATTATTTCCATTTTCTAAAAATTCATTTTTGTCGATCATATTCGAATAGCTAACTGCATCATTGACGAATTGTCGGGTACCAGAAAATAAAATTGAGTTACCACGTGAAACTAATTTAATTTTCGTCGTATCGTCAGTTCTAAAAGTACTTTTTAATTCTTTAATAAGACTGGCAGATGAGATGTTGCGTGGTTGAAATGCATAATTTATGTACGCTTGCCCAGTGTGCACAGTAAGAGAACCGCCATAAACATACCAGTCAAAGTCGTAGACCTCTGACAATTGAGCTAACAAATCCAAGCCTTCGCCGGACAACGTTTGGGTGATAGCTTGTTTGGCAGCCTTGTCCTCGAGCTCATCGACCAATTTAACTTGCATATCTTTTGCAATAGCCCCCAATGCGCCTCTCAGATCGATATCAGATTGTTTAATAAATACCTTTGCCTGACATGTAAAAGTGGTACACAAAAACAATAATAACCAGATGCTAGGCTTCATCAAGAATGTCCTCCATACGCTCTTGATTTGCCTTCATCTGTCTTATGCTTTCATTGATGATGGTTTGCTCTACAATCATTTCTACTATCTCATCCTCCGTGACATCAGTAGTAGCTTTGGAATCGTGAATCTGAATTGAGTTATCGGTCATATTTCTATTCAATTGTACTTTGCTCGCAGCAGTTTTAAGTTCGAACTCAAAGTCTGTAACCTCTTTTTCAGAAGATAAATTGACCTGCTGGCTACTAAACACTGAATTGGTAAAATTAACGTTATTCATATCCTGCCTTTTTCATTAGTTGTGTGAACACATAGAATTGATCTTGTAAAAACCATAAATTGAGAATAATGATCACAGCCATGGCTTTAATATCCGCTGTTGTGCTAACGGATAAAGAAGCCTTTTTAAAGAAAAGATCCACATATCCACAACAGATCGTAATGCACAGCATTAAAATAATGTATTTCCCCGTGACGATAGCCATCATTACTAAACTGTCCGTGATGTAAAAATACAAGGTGTCAAAACCCACATTACTGACTTGGTCTACATTCTCCAGAATCACCGATAGTAGCGGTCTAAACACAACGCCTGAATCCACGGCATACATTAAAAAAACCAAAGAGCTAATCTTAGATAAGGCTTCTGATTCATCGGTAAAACGTTTATCCTGCACAGATTGTTCGTTAAGCAACAAAAGCTGCTGTATGACACTACCAACCATACCGCTGAGCCAATAAGGCACCGATGAAAACATAGCAAAGATAATGACGCTTAATACCCATATGAGTGTGGGTACTTCACCTAAATCACTGAGTTCAAGTCCAATTGCAAGAGCAATAGCGATGGCAAGTGATGTTGAATTATCCAAATATAGACGTGTTGGATTATAAATTTTTAAGAATAAAAACAATCCTGCAAATAGCAGCCAATTAGGGAAAAGAAGCGAGTCCATATCACTGCAGTGCCTTAAATAAAATAGTCCAACTATCAGAGAAATAAAACACAGCGAGTTTTACAGGTGTAGATATTACAGTCGGCGATAACATGGTCATACCAACACCACTCAGAATCACGGCGATTAAAAAATCTATACTGACAAATATCATGTACAACTTAAGACCAAACTCAAACCCTTGATATAAATCTAAGATCAGATTACCTAGAAAAAATTTTAACGTATCATTATCAGAGTCAAAATTAATCGGTATATCCATAATGCTAGTTAATTCATCAGTTTTACGTTCCGCCCGAGCCAATAATTCAGGGAAGAATTCAAACACATTACTGATCAAATAATACATCGTGATATTTTCTGATTTTCTTTCTAGCAACATAGGCGGCATCTGCATATCGCCTAGTACACCAGATGTTTCCACCGTCTCGCTGAAATAGGGT
Coding sequences:
- a CDS encoding EscR/YscR/HrcR family type III secretion system export apparatus protein codes for the protein MLQLLNPDNAFSGANLILLLTLVLLSTVFFICFSGYVKYNIVLNIIKNAVGTQQIPPTIVVNLLAALMALNSIWPDIKPGLERIKPYFSETVETSGVLGDMQMPPMLLERKSENITMYYLISNVFEFFPELLARAERKTDELTSIMDIPINFDSDNDTLKFFLGNLILDLYQGFEFGLKLYMIFVSIDFLIAVILSGVGMTMLSPTVISTPVKLAVFYFSDSWTILFKALQ
- the vscN2 gene encoding type III secretion system ATPase VscN2, producing MLKNFFKVKESYQDTVICHVNVNTFVGQECFISSVTNERIRGEVMKITGLRVEIKLLQPGAIQRGSKVEITSKRFCFPLNETAIVGKVINCYGESLYGDDYLSLDGDYLDLPIIEKPIPLNIRAPIDTVFPTKLKIIDGLFTIGVGQRLGLFAPAGAGKTTTVSIMANNMDADVVIFAMIGERAREVVEFLEGEIGPEVIQKSITIVSTSEANPLEKVRSGLVAVSIARHFMDQGKKVVLYFDSLTRFARAQAMLDGTPIHGGIPIGVSLALSRLVENCGNSINGSVTGIFTVLIEKEIDEDPIAHEVKSLIDGHLVYATTIASTGRYPAIDVLKSKSRLQSKVQDYQYVRMSEKFKDMVYRYFNVELLIRVGEYEKGNDLATDEAIELYPRIMEFLKQGYDGVEYEETLQKMAGISSTY
- a CDS encoding type III secretion system apparatus protein VscT2 — translated: MDSLLFPNWLLFAGLFLFLKIYNPTRLYLDNSTSLAIAIALAIGLELSDLGEVPTLIWVLSVIIFAMFSSVPYWLSGMVGSVIQQLLLLNEQSVQDKRFTDESEALSKISSLVFLMYAVDSGVVFRPLLSVILENVDQVSNVGFDTLYFYITDSLVMMAIVTGKYIILMLCITICCGYVDLFFKKASLSVSTTADIKAMAVIIILNLWFLQDQFYVFTQLMKKAGYE
- a CDS encoding secretin N-terminal domain-containing protein; the encoded protein is MKPSIWLLLFLCTTFTCQAKVFIKQSDIDLRGALGAIAKDMQVKLVDELEDKAAKQAITQTLSGEGLDLLAQLSEVYDFDWYVYGGSLTVHTGQAYINYAFQPRNISSASLIKELKSTFRTDDTTKIKLVSRGNSILFSGTRQFVNDAVSYSNMIDKNEFLENGNNLELARIEFHYLSVIDRDISTYDGNVTFPGAQSLISSAIERIGQFENISDGEMVKRAYKLKLSQSDKQQLEEDELTSKVQSLPGSNALLIRGTPEEVKLAKHIATLIDIKRKQLLFSLHVYDVSVERTEALGVNSSWLNGSRGIYDIVVPPFTDTVDFVKNFQALYTNNMARGVYETNLLVLENQQGHFGKKETATIVLISDKQVSTQTIEAENGLYVTGRLLPSGKVQAKFSYIEESLDGDDTDDAGTTQAPKVNSQSLASEVYIDPNQTVILGGFDNTVTEITESGVPILSSIPWLGELFKSKKEIKRKYKRYISVSFKVI